The nucleotide sequence AATAGATATCCACAATTTTACATCCGGTTTTGTATGTTTCGGAGCGTGAGATGGTTAAGGATTTTTAAGCGGGAAGCAACTCCTTTTCTGACCACTTTGCTTTGCCCGAAAAACAAAAAGTCCCGTTAAAATAGTGGTATTTCAACGGGACCCTTGTATTCTAATGACGTGAAATCAAGATAGGGCAAGGCTATTCCTTTTTCCCACCGCCTTTAAATTTATAGGTGATTCCAAAATTAAGTCCGAATGAAGAATACGGTACTTTTTGCGACAACTCTTTTGAAGTATCGGTATTGGTGTTCGATAGATTATCTACGTAGGTCGTTTTACGGCTATAGTCCTCGGGCAAGTTGTCTAAGGTATACAATCCTTCTACGGCTACGGTACCATCGGGAAGGACAATGTTCGTATTGAATTCCGCAATTTCAGAATCTTTTCGTTTTAAGCTTATTCCATAGAACTCGGCCTCTGCAAAAATGCTAAAATGGGAGCTTAAGTTAAACTTATAACCAAGGGCACCGACAAAGCCTAAAGGAAATTTTCCATGAAAATCCTCTTTATAGTTGGTCTCGGAATAAGAACCTTCCGGCACACCTAGGGCACTGGCTTCCTCTTCATTAAAAACCGATTTTTGATACACCACACCTTCCGTCTTTCCCCCTAATTTCAACAAAGCCCCGAAACGCCCGTAAACGTTATTGGTGAATTTGTATACTACCGACGCCGAGGCACCAAAGGCACGGGCCCTGGCAACCGCATCCACTTGCAAATTGGGTAAATTGACAACGGAAATGTCTTGATCGCTTCCTTGCAAGTACCCAATACCGAGATCCACACCAAAGGAATCGTCAAAGAAGTAAGTCCCCCTTATCTGAACGTTGGCACCTTCACCATAACTTCCATAAGAGTTTTCCGTTTCCGACAAGCTCACCCTTTCCCCCAGTTTCATTGTGGCACTCCCGATGGCATACCCGGAACTTAAGGAAACTTCCATCTGTCCGAAAGATAAGGCGCTAGTTAAAACAGCTGTACATACTGTGATCAAATGTTTCATACGAAATGATTTAAGTTTTTAAAATAGAATTACAAAACCCCGACTTACAGAAGCTATATTTTGGAATCTCTCTTTACCGCTTATGGGAATTTCACTTCCCGACACGGTAAAACATTCCATAGTCATGCAGAGTACAAATCAAACTGTACTACAAAGATTCTTTTTTAAAAGAAATTTCTCGCTATTGAGTACGGGTTTTAACACCTATGCCTCTTTATTGCTAACGATTTCTTGGAAAATGATAATGAAAAGTCAGTTTAATGGAAAATAGGAAGAGAATCTACAATGAAGATACCCCAATATAGCCCAAAACTAGCTCGGTCTTGTAGGTTGAAGCCCGATGAACAGTAGGGTATAGATCAGTAAGAGTAACAAATACCACGTATTAAAGACCAAGTCTAGGTAATCGATCTGTCCTTTTGCAAAGCTCAAAATCATCAAGACTTGCGCACCATAAGGTAGGAAGCCTTGTGAGATACAGGCAAAAATATCTAAAATGGAAGCGGTCTTTTTCTTGTCTAAACCGTATTCATCGTTGATCGATTTGGCTATAGGTCCGGCAATGATAATGGCTACGGTATTATTGGCAATCGCCGTATTGATCGTACCCACCAGGGACGCCATACCCAACTGGGCGCTTTTCTGGTTTTTGATCCGCCTTTTGATATGGACCAATATAAAATCGATTCCCCCGTTTTTTTGGACCAAGGCCGCCAAGCCTCCCGTGAGCAAAGACAATAGAAAAATTTCCGTCATATTCGTAAATCCGGTATAGGCGATTTTGGTCGATTCCATAAGGGTGAAATCCCCAAAAGCTATCCCTAGAAGTCCCGCTGCAATCGCCCCCAAGAGCAGGGTCACGAACACATT is from Zobellia galactanivorans and encodes:
- a CDS encoding outer membrane beta-barrel protein; this translates as MKHLITVCTAVLTSALSFGQMEVSLSSGYAIGSATMKLGERVSLSETENSYGSYGEGANVQIRGTYFFDDSFGVDLGIGYLQGSDQDISVVNLPNLQVDAVARARAFGASASVVYKFTNNVYGRFGALLKLGGKTEGVVYQKSVFNEEEASALGVPEGSYSETNYKEDFHGKFPLGFVGALGYKFNLSSHFSIFAEAEFYGISLKRKDSEIAEFNTNIVLPDGTVAVEGLYTLDNLPEDYSRKTTYVDNLSNTNTDTSKELSQKVPYSSFGLNFGITYKFKGGGKKE